In Desulfofustis limnaeus, the genomic stretch ACCGGCCGCGGTCGATCCGTTGCCGCTGGTCAAAGTGGAAACGCCCGGTATGAAAAAGGTGGAGACGGTCTGCGAATTTCTCGGTGTCGAACCGGAACGGCTGGTCAAGACCATGGTCTACCTGGCTGACGGGGTACCGGTGGCGGTATTGCTCCGGGGCGATCGAGAACTGGAAGAAGTGAAGCTGAAGAATTATCTCAGGGCCAAAGATATCAGGATGGCTCAGGACCAGGAGGTATTTGACGCTACTGGAGTCCCGGTTGGTTATCTGGGGCCGGTCGGCCTTTCTCTCCGGTTGCTGGCCGACCAGGAAGTGATGCGCGTGGCTAATGCCATCGTCGGTGCCAACGAGAAGAATTTCCATCTGCAGAATGTCAACCCAGGTCGTGATTTCCAGGTTGCCGAGGTCGCCGATTTCCGTCAAATCTGCGCCAGCGACCCGTGTCCTTCCTGCGGCGGCGCGCTACGGCTGGTGGAGGGTATTGAAGTCGGCCACATCTTCAAACTCGGCACGGCCTATTCCGAGGCGATGAATGCCCGGTTTCAGGACCAGCAGGGCAACGACCGACCGCTGATCATGGGGTGCTACGGTATCGGAGTGAGCCGGGTGGTGGCTGCAGCCATCGAACAGAATCATGATGCCAACGGTATCATCTTCCCGGTGCCGCTGGCTCCGTACCCGGTCACGATCCTCAACCTGGGCAACAAGGATGAGGCTATCACCGCGGTGGCGGAACAGCTCTATACCCAGTTGCAGGAGGCTGGCATCGACGCCTTCCTCGACGATCGGGATGAACGGCCCGGCTCGAAATTCAAAGATGCCGACCTGCTCGGGTTTCCGTTTCGCATTACGGTTGGCAAGCGTTATGCCGAAAGCGGCATGGTTGAGTTGCGCCGGAGGCGCGACGGCTTCACCGAAGAGGTCGAGGTGGCTGGTCTGGTGGAGTTGGTGCGGCAGCGGTTGAACGAGGAAAGCGCAGGCAGGTGAGCCGTATCATGCCCCATACGTCGGCGATCCATCCGGGCGGTCTGAAACTTCTCGCCGCCAACTACCTGCACGATGTGGATCTCTCTCCGATCGATCGTGCCTGGGAGTTGGCGGTCAAGGTCCATGGCGGCTCCAAGCATTTCTCCGGTGAACCC encodes the following:
- a CDS encoding proline--tRNA ligase, whose amino-acid sequence is MRYSQILIPTLKEDPAEAEVVSHRLLLRAGSIRKLTAGVYTYLPYGLAAIRRVENIVREEMNRAGAQEVLMPMVQPADLWQESGRYEKYGPELLRFRDRHERESCLGPTHEEVITDIARRELHSYRDLPVNLYQIQTKFRDEIRPRFGLMRGREFIMKDAYSFDTDDAGAEQSYRKMHEAYTRIFTRCGLEFRCVEADSGAIGGSFSHEFMVLAATGEDTIAVCTACDWAANLEKAAVKLGPQPAAVDPLPLVKVETPGMKKVETVCEFLGVEPERLVKTMVYLADGVPVAVLLRGDRELEEVKLKNYLRAKDIRMAQDQEVFDATGVPVGYLGPVGLSLRLLADQEVMRVANAIVGANEKNFHLQNVNPGRDFQVAEVADFRQICASDPCPSCGGALRLVEGIEVGHIFKLGTAYSEAMNARFQDQQGNDRPLIMGCYGIGVSRVVAAAIEQNHDANGIIFPVPLAPYPVTILNLGNKDEAITAVAEQLYTQLQEAGIDAFLDDRDERPGSKFKDADLLGFPFRITVGKRYAESGMVELRRRRDGFTEEVEVAGLVELVRQRLNEESAGR